The Arachis hypogaea cultivar Tifrunner chromosome 16, arahy.Tifrunner.gnm2.J5K5, whole genome shotgun sequence genome contains a region encoding:
- the LOC140180092 gene encoding uncharacterized protein: MAPYKALYGRKCQSLLCWYESGEVSVLGPDLVAETTKKIKKIRERILTAQSRRRVMRTREGNRPFEILRRVGLVAYQVALPPHLSNLHDVFHVSQLRKYTSDAVHVLEPESVELKENLTFQVTPVRIDDTTVKKLRGIEVSLVKVAWKRAGVEEHTWELESEM, encoded by the exons ATGGCTCCGTATAAGGCCTTGTATGGACGGAAGTGCCAGTCTCTACTTTGTTGGTATGAATCGGGTGAAGTGAGCGTTTTGGGTCCTGATTTGGTAGCAGAGACTACGAAAAAGATTAAAAAGATTCGGGAGAGAATTCTAACAGCTCAGAGCCGCAGAAGAGTTATGCGGACCAGAGAAGGAAACC GACCATTTGAGATTCTGAGGCGAGTCGGGTTGGTGGCGTATCAAGTAGCTTTGCCACCTCAtctgtctaacttgcatgacgtattccacgtgtcacaactTCGTAAGTACACGTCGGATGCGGTTCATGTACTAGAGCCTGAGTCGGTCGAGTTGAAGGAGAACTTGACTTTCCAAGTGACGCCAGTGAGAATTGACGACACTACTGTGAAGAAGTTACGcggaattgaagtttcattggttaaAGTAGCTTGGAAGCGAGCTGGAGTAGAAGAGCATACTTGGGAGTTGGAGTCTGAAATGTGA